The stretch of DNA CGCGGCCTCGCGGCAGACCCGGCCCCTCCCgtgcccccgcccgcccggcccgcgccccgcgcaCCTTCTTCTCCCATACGTTCTTCCCTCCAGGTGCAACAAAGTAGCGTCAACCTCATGCActcggcggggggcggggccggcgggctggggctggggctggggctggggctggggctggggctgggggcggcccgggccccgcgagctcgcccgccgccgccgccgccgccgccgccgccgccgccgccgccgctggcCCGGGAGGCGGagggcgcgggccgggccggggtgcGCTCGGGGCTCGCGGCGCGGCCGCCGCCTCTCGGACACCGGGTCCGGCACCGGCTCCGAGCCGCGGCCGCCCAGGGAGCGAGCggaggggcgggccggggcggggcctggagctgCGGCacgagggcggggcggggcgcgggcgagcggcccagctgccctgcgcggccccgccccgcgccctcggcggcgcccgccccgccctTTCATTCATCGTCGCGCGAGCGCCGGGTCCCCGCAGGGCGCCGCGACGCCGGGACCGTAAGCCGGGGTCGGCGGCCTCGCAGGGGAGGCGTGCTCCGAGGCGGCACCGAGGGAGATGCACAGGCCCGGAGAGGGGCGCCCCCGTGGCCCAGCCCCGAGCTGGAGGAGGCGGTGTGGGCCCTGGGGCCGAGGTGGGCGCCTGCCAGGCCCCGCCCTCTCAGGCCTGCAGTGACGTCTCGTCTCGGGCCCTCACCGGCTAGGCAGGGAGCTGCAAGAGGAGGATCTGGAGAGGGGCGAATCTGCGCAGGGTCTGCCCTTTCGCGTGCCCGAGATCTGGAGCTGGCGCTGCCCTGAACAGGGTTTGGGCTGGGTGAGGTGGCCGGGGCAAGCGGGCTGTCCCCAAAGCACAGGTCCCCAGCCTAGCACTGAAGAAGAGGACGACCCTGCCTAAAGGGGGAGAATCCCAGTATGCTGGACCTGGGGAGGGGGTGACCCTTCCTCCCTTTAGACACTCCCACTTGATCCCAGGGCAGAAAGGTGGTGAGTGGAGAGCTTGAACCACGTGCCTAGGTACACCCAGTAAACAAGGGTGTCCGGGCACAGCTGCCCAGACTTGGGCTCTGCATAACGTGTTTGTCTAGACTCGTCTAGCCAGGGCCCGCAGCCCATGGCCTGCAAGGCAAGGGCACTCACTCCTGGGTGCAAAAACAGTTACCTGGGGATGCGAGAAgatattagaattttaatttttgataaggAAGAAGCTGGGCTTTTAAAATGCGTAATATTTAGATCGGTGTTGGTGCCCTTCCTCTATCTGTTGGTCAGATGGCTTTGGGAGAGGGCCATAGTGCAGGGTGGAGGACGGCACCACAGAATGAACCTTGAAGGGCCGTGGTGATGTTGTCAagttttaacaaaacaaaagctgGTACAATGGACTCGAGGCTGCCAAAGAttcctgaaaagaaagcagaggttgAAGACAATGCTAATACAAGACTAACAAAAAAGATGGAGCTGGCACTTCTATCCTGATAGAACCAATGAGTGGCTCTTCAGATCCGATGCATTCAGTCGCATTGCTCATATaaggtattaaatttttttagcaAAAGAGgaactttttacttttattaatttttaataagattttatttatttatttgacagagagagcacaagtaaggggagtggcaggcagaggcagagggagagggagaagcaggctccccttatagtagggagcctgaagtgggactggatcccgggacttgtgacctgagccgaaggcagacgcttaaccactgagccacccaggaattttgtacttttaaataatataacctttcaaatactgttttttttttttttcttatcttttgagGACTCTTAAACTCTGCTTTTGCATGGTTATGtgatgaacatattttatttgtgtagTCCCGTATGTCTATAATTTGCAAGTGAATATGAGTACTTGTGTGTGGTGGGGAGCAAATTCAGAGCCTGACTTGGATGTGTTAAGTTTTGGGTGCCTGTTTGCCATTCAAGTGGcaaacgtatatatatatatatatatatataatatatatgtatgtatatatatatacatacatgatggttgctcaaaaatattttaatgatgggGGTTCACGATAAAAATTTTCTAGATGAGGGGTCAAGAGCTCTGTTGCAAAGGCTCCTTTACCCCAGGTCAGTGATCGGGATTTATCCAAACTTGCTACACTGGTGCCTGGCTAAACACAAGCTGGTGACAAGCAAAAAGCTCCTTGGAGACACTGTCATAGTATGAGCCCAAGACTGTCATCCAGGGCAGGGGCCTGAGCCTGGGCTGTCCTAGCCTAGGGACAAAAAGAGCTGGTATCACGGGCTCCCTGCGGTTAGGCACAGTCTGTCCCCTTCTTGCCCACTCTGGTTGACCATACCCAGACATGCAGGTCAGTGACTCCCCTGCCCTGTCTTTGACCCAGCTGTCACTGGCACCTCACACTCAGTGCGTCTAGGCCGGAACTGTGTGCCTGGAGCTCTTCCTCCACAGGTGTTCATCTCTGTAACACCACCTTCATCTAGTGGTTCAGGCCAAAACTAGCAGGTGGCCTTGGCTTCTCTCaatctctcccactgccccttgcAGATATCTGATCCATCGGCAAATCTATTGACTTTCTGTACAAAATATATCCGGAATTttacccctcctcctccctggtctAGCTGGGTGCACAGTGTGATAGTCCCCAGCTCATGTCCAGCTCATGTCCACCTATTACCCCTTGGAGCCTCTGAACACATGGGTCAAAGTGTggccttttcttgccttttttttttttttaaagatttttatttatttattaatgagagacacagagagagacagagacacaggcagagggagaagcaggttccatgtagggaacctgacatgggacttgatcccaggtctctaggatcacaccctgggctgaaggcaggcaccaaactgctgagccacccgggctgccccttttcttgcttttaaacCCAAagcccttggggcacctgggtggctcagtggtccggggatccagtccctatcaggctccccgcagggagcctacttctccctctgcctatgtttctgcctctctctgtgtgtctctcatgaataaataaataaagtctttaaaagaaaaatgaacccaaacccctttctttcatctttacaGGACATAGCCCCTGGCTACTTTGGTTTTATTCTCTCCTTGCTCACTTTTGGTAACCAGGTGTATCTCTTTGTTGTTCTGACTTCCTAAGCATATGctcatcatctcagggtctttAACTGTAGGTCAGATGTCCCTACCTATCCTGATAACTTAacattctttctcactctttatcttctttcctggctttcatttctttttaatttttaaaaatgtatttttaaaagcttatttatttatttatttatttatttatttatttatttatttatttttagtaatctccacacccaacatggagtttgaactcataactctttttttttttaagattttatttgagagaaagcacatgagcagggggaggagcagagagagggagacatgcTGACTCCccgtcaagacctgagccaaaggcagacgcttagcagacagagccacacaggcgtcccctaGCCACACTTTAAATACTTCATTGTCAAGGGCCATttctatcactgcagaaagttctatcagaCACTGCTGTGTGAGATCTGACAGGAGGGGGAATTCAGTACTTCACAAATCAGGACACAACAGCAGCTCAGCTgaaaggtctcacatttattaCTGAACCAACCTACTGGGATAGAGGCATAGTAACAGTGAAAATCATTCCCCTGATAAGACATGTCTATTGGCCAGGTAGGAAGGATGTTTCCATATTGATAGGATAGGAATATGTGATCTCCATGCGGCTTAAATATGTGTGCCAATTATGTTTGCTATTTCATGATGTGCGATGCTTCCTCATAGACCCAGCTTGGTTCTTCTCCAGTGTCTCCTCTTAGAGTTGTACctgattttattaccagttttcatCCGAATCCACCGGGGAATAGGacgattctgcttttgtttcttggccagGAATCGCTTGATTCTGAAAGTCTTGTGAGAAGACATGGCGATCACAGTCAGCCACACGCAACCAGGATGACGGCAGAAAGGAGAGAGCTGAACTCATAACTCTTCCAGCgaaaccagccaggtgccccttcctgaTACTCTGACATTAGAGAAAATCCTTTATTGACCGTTCCCTGGGGCTGCTGTAGCAAATTGCCAGAACCTCGGCTTAAGTGAACatgggtatgtgtgtgggggAGCAGATTAAGAAACGACAGAGATTAATTTTCTCCTAGTTCAGACACCAGGAGTCTGAAATCAAATCAAAGGCTGCACTCCTTCAGGAGACTCTGGAGGAGAATCTAGTGCCTTTCCtcttctaccttctttttttaaaaattgcagtaaATAGCACATAAtataaatttaccatcttaaccatttttttttttcttttaaggaagcTCCACgattagcatggagcccaatgcagggcccaaactcatgaccctgagatcaagacctgagctagaATAAGAAtaggatgcttaagtgactgagccacctaggtgccctcccTTTGCCCATTGTTAAATCaggttattttggttttttttttgttggtgagttgtacaagttctttatatatttggtatattAGACCTTTATCTTATATAGAATTTGCATTCAttttctgtagattgcctttcactctgttgattgtgtACTTTGATGCATAAAagttttaagtttgatgtagtcccatttgtcttttttttttaattgcctgtgcttttggtatcatatgtAAGAAATTGCTGCCAAGTCCAACATCATGGAGGTTTTCCTTATATATCTTCTAGGGGAAACATAGAGGTTTCCTAGAAGAAACGCATAGTTTCTGGTCTtacattttaagttaattatcATATATAGTGTAagacatgatttctttttcacGTGGATATCCCAGTACCATTctttgaagagattgtcctttctccattgaatggtcTCCGCACCCTTGTCCAtgatcatttgacaaaatatgtgAAGGTTTATTTCAGGGctatctattctgttctactgatctatatgtttatttttatgccagtaccacattgttttgattactgtagctttgtaacaTATTTGAGATCAGGACATATTAGTCTttcaactttgttatttttttttttttaagagttttatttatgtattcatgagagacacacacagaaagacagagacataggcagagggagaagcaggctcctcacagggagcccgatgtggtacttgatcccaggactccaggatcacgacctgagccaaaaggtggatgcttaaccactgagccacctgggcatgccttacttttaatttttaaaattattttttgtttttctgattttattagcaactgattgctctttctttttcattctctcttttttttaaagtaggctccatgccaacgcagggcttaaactcatgaccctgagatcaagacctgagctc from Vulpes vulpes isolate BD-2025 chromosome 3, VulVul3, whole genome shotgun sequence encodes:
- the LOC140598267 gene encoding large ribosomal subunit protein eL39-like is translated as MSSHKTFRIKRFLAKKQKQNRPIPRWIRMKTGNKIRYNSKRRHWRRTKLGL